A single genomic interval of Syntrophobotulus glycolicus DSM 8271 harbors:
- a CDS encoding phage protease, with translation MAKLFACRGGQSEVNGAPEKVKLLPLGHVKSQKGDFDVDEESFRLMKQTFLERGNDIVIDYEHQTLKDVQAPAGGWIKDLSIEDGAIVAKVEWTPQGKKYLENREYRYLSPVVLVRKSDGKAIVLHSAALTNTPAIDGMFPIINSIKLDDYEGGNDMDIIKKLAALLGLGEDATEEQVTEALKAAVADAKKFKEGTENKNPEGGSEDEGKVVSNKVICEMLGLKAGAKTEDVAAAIVALTNKKPEGSVSEKEFKELKDKIARRDADDAVLMALKAGKLTPAQKDWATQYALKDPEGFKSFVEKAPQGVPMGELDIETKANKEETFDEATLLICKQLGVSEDDLKKYGKDVR, from the coding sequence ATGGCAAAATTATTCGCCTGTAGAGGCGGTCAGTCAGAAGTAAACGGAGCACCCGAGAAGGTGAAGCTCCTCCCCCTCGGACACGTCAAGAGTCAAAAGGGCGACTTCGACGTCGATGAGGAAAGCTTCCGTTTGATGAAGCAGACTTTTCTCGAACGGGGTAACGACATCGTGATTGACTATGAGCATCAGACGCTCAAAGATGTACAGGCTCCGGCGGGCGGATGGATTAAAGACCTATCCATTGAGGACGGAGCGATTGTGGCTAAAGTGGAATGGACTCCGCAGGGAAAGAAGTATCTCGAAAACCGGGAATACCGCTATCTCTCGCCCGTTGTCCTCGTCCGCAAGTCGGACGGCAAGGCAATAGTCCTACACTCGGCAGCATTGACGAACACACCCGCCATTGACGGGATGTTTCCGATAATCAATTCCATCAAACTTGATGATTATGAAGGAGGTAACGACATGGACATCATTAAAAAGCTCGCGGCTCTGCTCGGACTCGGTGAGGACGCAACCGAAGAGCAGGTCACGGAAGCCCTCAAGGCAGCCGTCGCGGATGCCAAGAAGTTCAAGGAGGGCACAGAGAACAAGAATCCTGAAGGCGGTTCGGAGGATGAAGGCAAGGTCGTCTCAAACAAGGTGATTTGCGAGATGCTCGGGCTGAAGGCCGGAGCCAAGACCGAAGACGTGGCCGCCGCAATCGTGGCGCTCACAAACAAGAAGCCGGAGGGCTCTGTTTCTGAGAAGGAGTTCAAAGAGCTCAAGGACAAAATCGCCCGCAGGGATGCAGACGACGCCGTCCTCATGGCCCTGAAGGCCGGGAAACTGACTCCGGCTCAAAAGGATTGGGCGACGCAGTACGCACTCAAAGACCCGGAGGGATTCAAGTCCTTCGTTGAGAAGGCCCCCCAGGGCGTCCCGATGGGCGAGCTTGACATCGAGACCAAGGCGAACAAAGAGGAAACCTTCGACGAGGCGACGCTGCTCATTTGCAAGCAGCTTGGCGTCAGCGAGGACGACCTCAAGAAGTACGGAAAGGATGTGAGATAA
- a CDS encoding phage minor head protein — protein MNEVESVISRNKEITFEEAVEYFRGKIPVTAKQFSEIAAEYQSLAFTVSGYTKVQVLKKFHDELLRAIEEGETMRSFRDRMNGFLEAQGYEGITNFQADNIFRTNIQTAYQVGHYRQMTDPDVLKLRPYWIYDAVNDTSTRPSHLAMDGRVFPADSPVWDTWYPPNGFRCRCTVRSLSKRQVEQRGLKVETENPKAAELRDGRFVNILPDPSFSTNPAKVQFTPDLKGYPETLKKAFERSVKAKDKQ, from the coding sequence ATGAATGAAGTTGAGAGCGTTATCTCCCGGAACAAGGAGATAACCTTCGAGGAGGCGGTCGAATACTTCAGGGGTAAAATCCCTGTCACAGCGAAGCAGTTCTCGGAAATCGCGGCGGAGTATCAGTCCCTCGCCTTCACCGTCTCGGGCTATACAAAGGTTCAAGTTCTCAAGAAGTTTCACGACGAGCTCCTCCGGGCGATTGAGGAAGGAGAAACGATGCGGAGCTTCCGGGACAGAATGAACGGGTTCCTTGAGGCTCAAGGGTACGAAGGAATTACGAACTTCCAAGCGGACAATATCTTCAGGACGAACATTCAAACGGCGTATCAAGTCGGGCACTACAGGCAAATGACCGACCCGGATGTCCTGAAGCTCCGGCCTTATTGGATATATGACGCAGTGAACGACACGAGCACCCGTCCCTCACACCTTGCGATGGACGGAAGGGTCTTCCCGGCAGATTCCCCGGTATGGGACACATGGTATCCGCCGAACGGCTTCCGATGCCGCTGCACCGTGCGCTCGCTCTCCAAAAGACAGGTCGAGCAGCGGGGGCTCAAGGTGGAGACAGAGAATCCGAAGGCGGCAGAGCTCCGGGACGGACGCTTCGTGAACATCCTGCCCGACCCGAGCTTCTCGACGAATCCCGCGAAGGTGCAGTTTACACCCGACCTCAAGGGATACCCGGAAACCTTGAAGAAGGCATTTGAGAGGAGCGTGAAAGCCAAAGACAAACAATAA
- a CDS encoding DUF935 domain-containing protein: MSKKKQRQQQTKAPALRRPDLTEIAVAQVQDKYSDYPSNGLTPVKLATIFKEADAGDVLRQMELFEEMEEKDPHLFSQLQTRKNAVTGLDFEVIPFDADDERDKEIAEFVAQEIESLENFEDMAMDLLDAIGKGIAVSEIIWDYDDGRVVVKEIKNRHQKRFFWDAEDNFKVVTKEYPSGIIVPENKFIIHRYKARSGHPSRAGVLRVVAWMYLFKNYDLKDWVSFCEVFGMPLRLGKYAQGASEEDKAALMRALVQIGSDAAGIIPDGTEIEFKESSKTSSLDIYERLARYCDEQMSKAILGQTLTSDSGGGSYAQSKTHNEVRHDLTVADCKALAATLRRDLIRPLVLFNFGEDRRIPYIRYDCEEAGDLKETVDIYEKLICSIGLKVPTSHLYKKFSIPKPENGEEVAAPSKGSALPIPMKEQTAEVVTNEATAAGAEKVELKGQAAGEPGTQQRIDGLTAAAIKQSSGLFKKLFAPVLKMLDNTEDLDAVKKLFENEELVERLAGEMDVKDIEELLQKAMLYADLEGRVIRDE, from the coding sequence TTGAGCAAAAAGAAACAAAGGCAGCAGCAGACGAAAGCTCCGGCCCTGAGAAGGCCCGACCTCACGGAAATCGCGGTCGCACAGGTACAGGACAAATATTCGGACTACCCGAGCAACGGCCTCACGCCCGTCAAGCTGGCAACCATCTTCAAGGAAGCGGACGCCGGGGATGTCCTCCGGCAGATGGAGCTCTTCGAGGAGATGGAGGAAAAAGACCCGCATCTCTTCTCGCAGCTTCAGACCCGCAAGAACGCCGTCACGGGCCTCGACTTTGAAGTTATCCCCTTTGATGCGGATGACGAGCGGGACAAGGAAATCGCCGAGTTCGTGGCGCAGGAAATCGAGAGCCTCGAAAACTTCGAGGACATGGCGATGGACTTGCTTGACGCAATCGGCAAAGGCATCGCGGTCTCTGAAATCATATGGGACTATGACGATGGCCGAGTCGTTGTCAAGGAAATCAAGAACAGACATCAGAAGCGTTTCTTTTGGGATGCGGAGGACAACTTCAAAGTCGTCACCAAGGAATACCCGAGCGGCATCATTGTCCCTGAGAACAAGTTTATAATCCACCGCTACAAGGCCCGCAGCGGACACCCGTCAAGGGCGGGCGTTCTGAGGGTCGTCGCGTGGATGTACCTCTTCAAAAACTACGACCTGAAGGATTGGGTCAGCTTTTGCGAGGTCTTCGGGATGCCCCTTCGCCTCGGCAAGTACGCCCAGGGCGCAAGCGAGGAAGACAAGGCCGCTCTCATGCGAGCCCTCGTTCAGATCGGCTCCGATGCGGCGGGCATCATCCCGGACGGGACGGAAATCGAGTTCAAGGAGTCCAGCAAGACATCAAGCCTCGACATATACGAACGGCTCGCCCGGTACTGTGACGAGCAGATGTCAAAAGCTATCCTTGGACAGACGCTCACCAGCGACTCCGGGGGCGGCAGCTACGCACAAAGCAAGACGCACAACGAAGTCCGTCACGACCTCACGGTCGCAGACTGCAAGGCTCTTGCCGCGACGCTCCGCCGTGACCTTATCCGACCCCTCGTCCTCTTCAATTTTGGCGAGGACAGGCGCATTCCGTACATCCGTTACGATTGCGAGGAGGCCGGAGACCTCAAGGAAACGGTCGACATCTATGAGAAACTGATTTGCAGTATTGGGCTCAAAGTCCCGACCTCTCACCTATATAAGAAGTTCTCCATCCCGAAGCCGGAAAACGGTGAGGAAGTGGCAGCTCCGAGCAAAGGCTCCGCCCTACCCATCCCGATGAAGGAGCAAACGGCGGAGGTCGTCACCAATGAAGCAACGGCAGCCGGAGCCGAAAAGGTCGAACTCAAGGGACAGGCAGCCGGAGAGCCGGGAACGCAGCAGCGCATCGACGGCCTCACGGCAGCGGCAATCAAACAGAGCTCGGGCCTGTTCAAGAAGCTTTTCGCTCCCGTTCTCAAGATGCTTGACAACACCGAAGACCTCGACGCTGTCAAGAAACTCTTTGAAAACGAGGAGCTCGTCGAGCGGCTTGCCGGGGAAATGGATGTCAAAGACATTGAGGAGCTCCTTCAAAAGGCGATGCTATATGCAGACCTTGAGGGGCGGGTGATACGGGATGAATGA
- the terL gene encoding phage terminase large subunit, with amino-acid sequence MINLKEYIEKLEEPEDREEVANRQYQRELFETYATREGKHQKERAQLFKEYQDGAELTGEKGLRKRLGAFDLEYFGRAYLPHYFVRESPKFHGELDDIWEDGVMKGKNAIRDAKEISRAEGCRRAIEAPRGHAKSTTFTFKDTVHASAYGYKHYIIILSDSSEQAEGFLTDIKTEYEENAALREDFGDMQGKVWKAGVILLSNGVKIEAIGSGKKIRGRRHKQWRPDLILCDDLENDENVNTPEQRKKLRNWFYKAVSKAGDTYTDIVYIGTLLHFDALLANVAKNPQYKTVKYRGVISFAKNEKLWSAWEAIYTDLNNDDRQEDAKAFFEANREEMLEGTEVLWEAKLSYYDLMVIRVSEGESSFNSEIQNDPIDPESCAFNEEWFSYYKDDEVDFSDGRFLFVGANDPSLGKNKKSDTSAIIGLAKDTRTGYMYVVVASIEKRKPDVIIEDAIETSKRLRRDYKKPFAKFRVETVQFQHFFKDVMAQRSAEAGEYLPIEEVNSIQNKDLRIQSLQPFVKNGYIKFNEKHKTLLQQMKEYPMGKNDDGPDALEMAVRAALELKVGTKVDYKSVISRALKFRNGSY; translated from the coding sequence ATGATTAACCTCAAGGAATACATCGAAAAACTTGAAGAGCCGGAAGACCGCGAGGAGGTCGCCAATAGGCAATATCAGCGGGAGCTTTTCGAGACATACGCGACACGGGAAGGCAAACACCAAAAGGAACGGGCGCAGCTCTTCAAGGAGTACCAAGACGGAGCCGAGCTCACAGGTGAGAAGGGACTGAGGAAACGCCTCGGGGCCTTCGACCTTGAATATTTTGGCCGGGCATACCTCCCCCACTATTTTGTCAGGGAGTCCCCGAAGTTTCACGGGGAGCTTGACGACATTTGGGAGGATGGCGTGATGAAGGGCAAGAACGCAATCCGGGACGCGAAAGAAATCTCCCGGGCGGAAGGATGCCGGAGAGCGATTGAGGCTCCCCGTGGTCACGCCAAGTCGACGACGTTCACCTTCAAGGACACCGTCCACGCTTCGGCCTACGGTTACAAGCATTACATCATCATCCTCTCGGACAGCTCCGAACAGGCCGAGGGGTTCCTCACCGACATCAAGACGGAGTATGAGGAAAACGCAGCTCTCCGGGAAGACTTCGGGGATATGCAGGGCAAGGTTTGGAAGGCCGGAGTCATCCTGCTTTCAAACGGCGTGAAGATTGAGGCTATCGGCAGCGGCAAGAAAATCCGTGGACGGCGTCACAAGCAATGGCGTCCTGACCTTATCCTTTGCGACGACCTCGAAAACGACGAGAACGTCAACACCCCGGAGCAACGGAAAAAGCTCCGCAATTGGTTTTATAAGGCCGTGTCGAAGGCGGGCGACACCTACACCGACATTGTATATATCGGGACGCTCCTCCACTTCGACGCGCTGCTCGCCAATGTTGCGAAGAATCCGCAGTACAAGACGGTCAAGTATAGGGGCGTCATCAGTTTTGCAAAGAATGAAAAGCTCTGGTCGGCATGGGAGGCAATTTATACCGACCTAAACAATGACGACAGGCAGGAAGACGCGAAGGCGTTCTTTGAGGCGAATCGCGAGGAGATGCTCGAAGGGACGGAGGTTTTGTGGGAAGCCAAGCTCTCTTATTACGACCTCATGGTTATCCGGGTATCTGAAGGCGAGAGCAGCTTCAACAGTGAAATCCAGAACGACCCTATCGACCCCGAAAGCTGTGCATTCAACGAGGAATGGTTCAGTTATTACAAAGACGACGAGGTCGACTTCTCGGATGGCCGCTTCCTCTTTGTGGGGGCGAATGACCCATCCCTCGGCAAGAACAAGAAGAGCGACACGTCGGCAATCATCGGCCTCGCGAAGGACACCCGCACGGGCTATATGTATGTGGTCGTCGCCTCTATTGAGAAGCGCAAGCCGGATGTCATCATCGAAGACGCAATCGAGACCTCAAAGCGGCTCCGGCGTGACTACAAAAAGCCCTTTGCCAAGTTCCGGGTCGAGACGGTGCAGTTTCAGCACTTTTTCAAGGACGTCATGGCGCAGCGCAGCGCGGAGGCCGGAGAGTACCTCCCGATTGAGGAGGTCAACAGCATCCAAAACAAGGACTTGAGAATTCAGTCCTTGCAGCCGTTCGTCAAGAACGGGTACATCAAATTCAACGAGAAGCACAAGACCCTCCTTCAGCAGATGAAGGAATACCCGATGGGCAAGAACGACGACGGGCCGGACGCTCTTGAGATGGCCGTGAGGGCCGCCCTTGAGCTGAAGGTCGGGACAAAGGTCGATTACAAGTCCGTCATCAGCCGGGCTCTCAAATTCAGAAACGGCTCGTATTAA
- a CDS encoding DUF3486 family protein, which translates to MAERRRTRVSSKITQLPDDIKEQLDAQLLDTSNTYEEIAAWLKSEGYNVSKSAVGRYAIRANQAAQRVAETLERTKAIAAAVEKNPDLDFTKASRMVLMDGLMQRVSTAEDDFAEMPLDKAGRLIASLSRVGVYEQKVKRDYKTKMELAFEALEDDLTKAIKSDPQLTRELHAVLQKAREKILTDD; encoded by the coding sequence ATGGCCGAGAGAAGACGGACAAGGGTCAGCTCAAAAATCACACAGCTCCCGGACGACATCAAGGAGCAGCTCGACGCGCAGCTCCTCGACACGTCCAACACCTACGAAGAGATTGCAGCATGGCTCAAGTCGGAGGGTTACAACGTCAGCAAAAGCGCGGTCGGGCGGTATGCTATCCGTGCGAATCAGGCGGCGCAGCGTGTCGCCGAGACCCTTGAACGGACAAAAGCAATCGCCGCAGCCGTCGAGAAAAATCCCGACCTCGACTTCACAAAGGCGTCGAGGATGGTCTTGATGGACGGCTTGATGCAGAGGGTGTCAACGGCGGAGGATGACTTCGCGGAGATGCCGCTTGACAAGGCCGGGCGGCTCATCGCCTCCCTTTCCCGTGTGGGAGTTTATGAGCAGAAGGTCAAACGGGATTATAAAACTAAGATGGAGCTTGCTTTCGAGGCCCTTGAGGACGACCTGACAAAGGCAATCAAGTCAGACCCGCAGCTCACCCGAGAGCTGCACGCAGTCCTCCAAAAGGCCCGTGAGAAGATACTGACAGATGATTAA
- a CDS encoding Mor transcription activator family protein, which produces MDALAKELTLEQIPEGLYREIAEAIGVENLVKLTQLVGGSTIYLPKTESVVRPVRDARIREEFNGYNHMELAKKYDVTERWVRQLCGDGHAEGQLSLFDLPGPGDEKAV; this is translated from the coding sequence ATGGACGCATTAGCAAAAGAGCTCACGCTCGAACAGATTCCCGAGGGCCTTTACAGGGAAATAGCGGAAGCAATCGGCGTCGAGAATCTCGTCAAGCTCACACAGCTCGTCGGCGGTTCAACGATATACCTGCCGAAGACTGAAAGTGTCGTCCGCCCGGTCAGAGACGCGAGGATTAGAGAGGAGTTCAACGGGTACAATCACATGGAGCTCGCCAAGAAGTACGATGTAACCGAGCGATGGGTACGACAGTTATGCGGCGACGGCCACGCCGAAGGTCAGCTTTCCCTCTTTGATTTGCCCGGCCCGGGGGATGAAAAGGCCGTGTAA
- a CDS encoding N-acetylmuramoyl-L-alanine amidase, whose protein sequence is MKKVTIDPGHAPGNVNKGPTGYYEYAGMWKLSNFLRNALIRCGIDASLTRSENEDPSLDERGKRAKGSDVFISEHSNAANGQARGVECFYSVRIAQDKAWAGKLSAAVSKVMGNNDRGAKTRESETTKGYDYYGVIRSAVAAGVPHVFLIENGFHDNAVDEAFLKVDANLESMAEAQVKVICELLGVTYIEKGAVPAEQLYRVRKTWEDAKSQVGAYRILENAKVECDKNPGYSVFDEKGQKVYPLSSSVPQPPKEEPKEQGTLIMGKTEATAAQMAAYALKVNPKPLLPSCTIEELAKIFVEEAEVEGVRADVAWAQSLKETGCFKYGGIVLPEQNNYAGIGALNGNSQGQAASFESPRLGARAQIQHLKAYASTEALKQACVDPRFGLVKRGSAIYIEWLGAGDNPNGAGWAYPGNGYGADIIKILNAILKEPVVLPPPQETPQEESSVPRWQRDGFDKLVAAGVISSPEYWSAKLGDTITIGEVFGILGKMCK, encoded by the coding sequence ATGAAAAAAGTAACCATCGACCCCGGCCACGCTCCGGGGAATGTGAATAAAGGCCCTACCGGGTATTATGAATATGCCGGGATGTGGAAGCTCTCAAACTTCCTCAGAAACGCCCTCATCAGGTGCGGGATTGATGCCAGTCTGACAAGGTCGGAAAACGAAGACCCGAGTCTTGATGAGCGCGGCAAGCGTGCCAAAGGGAGCGACGTCTTCATCAGCGAACACTCCAACGCCGCCAATGGTCAAGCCCGTGGAGTAGAGTGCTTCTATTCAGTCCGCATCGCCCAAGACAAGGCTTGGGCCGGAAAACTTTCGGCAGCGGTCTCAAAGGTCATGGGGAATAATGACCGGGGAGCCAAGACAAGAGAATCGGAGACAACCAAAGGATATGATTATTACGGAGTTATCCGTTCCGCCGTGGCTGCTGGCGTGCCGCACGTATTCCTGATTGAAAACGGGTTCCACGACAACGCAGTGGACGAGGCGTTCCTGAAGGTGGACGCTAACCTTGAAAGCATGGCTGAGGCTCAAGTAAAGGTCATTTGCGAGCTCCTCGGCGTGACGTACATTGAAAAGGGCGCAGTTCCCGCAGAGCAGCTCTACAGGGTGCGGAAAACTTGGGAGGATGCAAAGTCTCAGGTTGGAGCGTACAGAATCCTTGAGAATGCAAAGGTGGAATGCGACAAGAATCCGGGGTACAGCGTGTTTGATGAGAAGGGCCAAAAGGTTTATCCTCTTTCCTCCTCTGTACCGCAGCCGCCGAAGGAAGAGCCAAAGGAACAGGGGACGCTCATCATGGGCAAGACGGAGGCGACGGCGGCGCAGATGGCAGCCTACGCGCTGAAGGTAAATCCAAAACCTCTCCTTCCCTCCTGCACTATTGAGGAGCTGGCGAAGATATTCGTCGAGGAGGCAGAAGTTGAAGGTGTGAGGGCGGATGTTGCTTGGGCTCAGTCCCTCAAGGAGACAGGGTGCTTCAAATATGGCGGCATCGTCCTTCCTGAGCAAAACAATTACGCAGGTATCGGAGCCTTAAACGGAAACAGCCAAGGACAGGCCGCAAGCTTTGAGAGCCCGAGACTCGGAGCCAGGGCACAAATACAACACCTGAAGGCGTATGCCAGCACAGAAGCGTTAAAACAGGCGTGCGTCGACCCTCGCTTCGGTTTAGTCAAGAGAGGCTCCGCAATATATATTGAGTGGCTGGGAGCCGGAGACAATCCCAACGGGGCCGGATGGGCGTATCCGGGCAACGGCTACGGAGCCGACATCATCAAGATACTCAATGCCATATTGAAGGAGCCCGTTGTCCTCCCTCCTCCCCAAGAAACGCCGCAGGAGGAGTCAAGCGTTCCCCGGTGGCAGCGCGACGGCTTTGACAAGCTGGTCGCGGCGGGCGTCATCAGTAGCCCGGAATACTGGTCGGCCAAGCTCGGGGACACAATCACAATCGGGGAGGTCTTCGGGATACTCGGCAAAATGTGTAAATAA
- a CDS encoding regulatory protein GemA: MAGKAYGGRNRPRYSIRTIWGLAKSPELSLDDEDLYGIIGRETGKDSMRKLTQGEVDKVCRVLSNMKDDVNRAERGKRTDEGGNPQTEKLRRKIYALTGELGWNNNNDRINGFVKKMFKVDRIEWLTVPQSHKLIEALKKMVDRKEEGDAGENKET, from the coding sequence ATGGCAGGGAAAGCATATGGGGGGCGCAATCGCCCCCGCTATTCTATCCGCACCATTTGGGGGCTCGCGAAGTCCCCGGAGCTCTCCCTTGACGATGAAGACCTGTACGGCATCATCGGGCGGGAGACGGGCAAGGACAGCATGAGGAAGCTGACGCAGGGCGAAGTCGACAAGGTGTGCCGGGTACTCTCCAACATGAAGGACGATGTCAACCGGGCTGAGCGCGGCAAGCGGACGGACGAGGGCGGCAATCCTCAGACCGAGAAGCTCCGCCGCAAGATTTACGCCCTCACCGGGGAGCTCGGATGGAACAACAACAATGACCGAATCAACGGCTTTGTCAAAAAGATGTTCAAGGTCGACCGCATCGAATGGCTGACAGTTCCGCAGAGCCACAAGCTCATTGAGGCCCTCAAGAAGATGGTCGACAGGAAGGAGGAAGGCGATGCCGGGGAAAACAAAGAAACCTAA
- a CDS encoding host-nuclease inhibitor Gam family protein produces the protein MARTRIKEAPVYKTWEEVDAALKEIAEAELDLVDIEGEMNKQIQGIKLTAAQEAKPIQDRIAAIGKDIKAFVEEHRGELDGKTKTLNFGKTGFRMSTKVILPKAKEKLAAIIKSLKSRKMNDCIVVTETINKDILKKYTEDEILRVGASLKKEDTFWYETDREKLQALQR, from the coding sequence ATGGCAAGGACAAGAATCAAGGAGGCCCCGGTCTATAAGACATGGGAAGAGGTCGACGCCGCCCTCAAGGAAATCGCCGAGGCTGAGCTTGACCTCGTGGACATAGAGGGCGAAATGAACAAGCAGATTCAAGGCATTAAGCTCACGGCGGCGCAGGAGGCGAAACCTATTCAAGACCGCATCGCCGCTATCGGCAAGGACATCAAGGCGTTTGTTGAGGAGCACCGGGGAGAGCTCGACGGCAAGACAAAGACGCTGAACTTCGGAAAGACGGGCTTCCGCATGAGCACGAAGGTTATACTCCCGAAGGCGAAGGAAAAGCTCGCGGCAATCATCAAGAGCCTCAAGTCCCGCAAGATGAACGACTGCATCGTTGTTACCGAGACCATCAACAAGGACATACTCAAGAAGTACACCGAGGACGAAATCCTCCGGGTCGGAGCGTCGCTGAAAAAAGAAGACACCTTTTGGTATGAGACCGACCGGGAGAAGCTGCAAGCTTTACAGCGTTAG
- a CDS encoding AAA family ATPase produces MEATAAKAYTGEIKTLADKVNEYIKREGKTITDLASTINYSRTTVSRYLSGKYDSDATELEAKLTAFLAEVTGEELVAATAERAKVVNFTKRKSFFESRDAQNIIGVCNSCQEYIGLGIVVGKSGFGKTHALKYYSKMPRVAYIECDDTMSSRDLVESIERALGIPTTYGTIWKRVNGIREFFNVNRGYLLIIDEADKLISKYTQKKMEILRAIFDQSDVGMVIAGEPKLEAQIKSYLTRFANRVDFYASLKGLSGKEVDNFLEGYEVEEDALAELKSRACNHQTGCFRLLDRTLNNVFRIMKERGESRITLTIINQASNMMML; encoded by the coding sequence ATGGAAGCAACGGCAGCAAAAGCCTACACAGGCGAAATTAAAACTCTTGCAGACAAGGTCAACGAGTACATTAAACGCGAAGGCAAGACCATCACAGACCTCGCGAGCACCATCAACTATTCACGGACGACGGTCTCCCGGTATCTTTCCGGGAAATACGACAGCGACGCGACGGAGCTTGAAGCGAAGCTCACCGCCTTCCTCGCGGAGGTAACGGGTGAGGAGCTCGTTGCCGCAACTGCCGAAAGAGCGAAGGTCGTCAATTTCACAAAGCGGAAGAGCTTCTTTGAGAGCCGGGACGCGCAGAACATCATCGGCGTATGCAATTCCTGTCAGGAGTACATCGGGCTCGGCATCGTGGTCGGAAAGTCTGGCTTCGGCAAGACCCACGCCCTCAAGTATTACTCCAAGATGCCCCGGGTCGCCTATATCGAATGCGACGACACCATGAGCTCAAGAGACCTCGTGGAGTCCATCGAAAGGGCTCTCGGCATCCCTACCACCTACGGGACGATATGGAAGCGCGTTAACGGAATCAGGGAGTTCTTCAACGTCAATCGCGGTTATCTGCTTATTATCGACGAGGCGGACAAGCTCATCTCCAAGTACACACAAAAGAAGATGGAAATTCTCCGGGCCATATTCGACCAGTCCGATGTCGGCATGGTCATCGCGGGCGAGCCGAAGCTCGAAGCGCAGATAAAGTCCTACCTCACCCGCTTCGCGAATCGCGTCGACTTTTACGCAAGCCTCAAGGGGCTCTCCGGCAAGGAGGTCGATAACTTCCTCGAAGGTTACGAAGTCGAGGAGGACGCCCTTGCGGAGCTGAAGTCCCGGGCGTGCAACCATCAAACAGGCTGCTTCCGACTCCTCGACCGCACGCTCAACAACGTTTTCCGCATCATGAAGGAGCGCGGGGAGTCCAGAATCACGCTGACCATCATCAATCAAGCATCTAACATGATGATGCTTTAA